The following proteins are encoded in a genomic region of Corylus avellana chromosome ca4, CavTom2PMs-1.0:
- the LOC132177496 gene encoding uncharacterized protein LOC132177496, translating to MDSNHRMELLNIGIQRVIEEKKIKDASGDTLMLMDDNVDDQLLLSGLLSQLESLKGDGLIEEPEGSTEIEEVSSGEVDNVETKMENAGEVDGGSNVGIGTEEIVKELKKVKKQNFVTHCLLSVMIVLILAWQVSEVSLIWKLKDGLSHPFRSFGGVFSRILKPGSDTNGQDAEKQFSAAKQRLTEAAAALPAAKQRLTEAAAALPSVIIPEIPLGDLPDLVLDDEHQ from the exons ATGGATTCAAACCACAGGATGGAGCTCCTTAACATCGGAATCCAGAGGGTCATAGAGGAGAAGAAGATCAAAGATGCCTCCGGTGATACCCTCATGCTCATGGACGACAACGTCGATGACCAGCTTCTCCTCTCGGGATTGCTCTCTCAG TTGGAATCGTTGAAAGGAGATGGCCTGATTGAGGAACCTGAAGGTTCAACTGAGATAGAGGAGGTGTCTTCTGGAGAAGTTGATAATGTGGAGACGAAGATGGAGAATGCTGGTGAGGTCGATGGTGGCAGCAACGTCGGCATTGGTACAGAAGAGATAGTGAAAGAGCTTAAGAAGGTGAAGAAGCAGAATTTTGTAACTCACTGCCTTCTTTCTGTCATGATTGTGCTCATTCTTGCTTGGCAAGTATCTGAGGTCTCCCTAATATGGAAACTTAAAGATGGGTTAAGCCACCCATTTAGGTCCTTCGGAGGTGTGTTCTCACGGATTCTGAAACCTGGCTCCGATACAAATGGTCAAGATGCAGAAAAACAGTTCTCCGCTGCCAAACAACGCCTTACTGAAGCAGCTGCTGCTCTCCCCGCTGCCAAACAACGCCTTACTGAAGCAGCTGCTGCTCTCCCATCTGTCATAATTCCAGAAATCCCCCTTGGGGATTTGCCGGATTTGGTTTTGGACGATGAACATCAATGA
- the LOC132177495 gene encoding nuclear transport factor 2B-like isoform X1, translating into MDPDQLSRAFVEHYYSAFDANRAGLGILYQDESMLTFEGQKIQGSQNIVAKLTSLPFQQCQHSITTVDCQPSGPAGGMLVFVSGNLQLAGEQHALKFSQMFHLMPTPQGSFYVLNDIFRLNYA; encoded by the exons ATGGATCCAGACCAGTTGTCGAGAGCATTCGTGGAGCACTACTACTCGGCGTTCGATGCGAATCGAGCGGGCCTGGGGATCCTGTACCAGGACGAGTCGATGCTGACCTTCGAGGGCCAGAAGATCCAAGGGTCGCAGAACATCGTCGCGAAGCTCACTAGCCTCCCCTTCCAGCAGTGCCAGCACAGCATAACCACCGTCGATTGCCAGCCCTCCGGACCTGCCGGCGGCATGCTCGTCTTCGTCAGCGGCAACCTCCAGCTCGCCGGCGAACAGCACGCTCTCAAGTTCAGCCAG ATGTTCCATCTGATGCCAACACCACAAGGAAGCTTTTACGTGTTGAATGACATATTCCGATTGAATTATGCATGA
- the LOC132177495 gene encoding nuclear transport factor 2A-like isoform X2 codes for MDPDQLSRAFVEHYYSAFDANRAGLGILYQDESMLTFEGQKIQGSQNIVAKLTSLPFQQCQHSITTVDCQPSGPAGGMLVFVSGNLQLAGEQHALKFSQGFEVRSD; via the exons ATGGATCCAGACCAGTTGTCGAGAGCATTCGTGGAGCACTACTACTCGGCGTTCGATGCGAATCGAGCGGGCCTGGGGATCCTGTACCAGGACGAGTCGATGCTGACCTTCGAGGGCCAGAAGATCCAAGGGTCGCAGAACATCGTCGCGAAGCTCACTAGCCTCCCCTTCCAGCAGTGCCAGCACAGCATAACCACCGTCGATTGCCAGCCCTCCGGACCTGCCGGCGGCATGCTCGTCTTCGTCAGCGGCAACCTCCAGCTCGCCGGCGAACAGCACGCTCTCAAGTTCAGCCAG GGTTTCGAGGTGCGTTCCGATTGA
- the LOC132179744 gene encoding histidine kinase 3 — protein sequence MSLLNVVGFGLKVGHLLLMLCYWIVSVISMNWFINSGIMDSKTGLLSNSGKMWLRCWEKISGNSCKIQHNYSQYFGSKSVPKEWWRKLLITWVFGWTIVSLWILWYMSSQATEKRKESLASMCDERARMLQDQFNVSMNHIQAMSIMISIFHHGKNPSAIDQRTFARYTERTAFERPLTSGVAYAVRVLHSEREQFEKQQGWTIKRMDTLEQNPVHEDDYAPEALEPSPIQEEYAPVIFAQDTISHVVSLDMLSGKEDRENVLSARASGKGVLTAPFRLLKTNRLGVILTFAVYKTDLPSNATPNERIQATDGYLGGVFDIESLVEKLLQQLASKQTILVNVYDTTNHPISMYGSNVLDDGLQHVSALNFGDPFRKHEMRCRFKQKPPWPWLAITTSIGILVIALLVGYIFHATVNRIAKVEDDCQKMTELKKQAEAADVAKSQFLATVSHEIRTPMNGVLGMLDMLMDTDLDVTQQDYVRTAQDSGKALVSLINEVLDQAKIESGRLELEAVQFDLRAILDDVLSLFSGKTPGKGVELAVYISDRVPEMLIGDAGRFRQIITNLMGNSIKFTEKGHIFVTVHLVEEVIGSIEVETESLSKSTLSGFPVADRQRSWEGFRTFSQEGSTCPLSSPSSDLINLIVSVEDTGVGIPIEAQSRVFTPFMQVGPSISRTHGGTGIGLSISKCLVGLMKGEIGFVSIPKIGSTFTFTAVFTNGSPHPNDYKNLPINNQSKSTSSEFQGMRALVVDPRPVRAKVSRYHIQRLGIRVEVVPDLNQGFANISSGNTVIDMVLVEQEVWDQESVKKSDSRIPPKLFLLANPIGSSRISDATPGDYTPPVIMKPLRASMLSASLQRAMGVGNKGNPRNGELPGFSLRNLLLGRKILIVDDNLVNLRVAAGALKKYGAEVVCADSGKKAISLLKPPHRFDACFMDIQMPEIDGFEATRRIRDMEHSFNNLIQHGEVSVEAPQNISNLHVPILAMTADVIQATHEQSLKCGMDGYVSKPFEAQQLYREVSLFFQSASNGNI from the exons ATGAGTTTGCTTAACGTAGTTGGGTTTGGTCTAAAGGTGGGGCATCTGCTTTTGATGCTATGTTACTGGATTGTGTCTGTAATTTCCATGAACTGGTTCATTAATAGTGGAATTATGGACAGCAAAACTGGTTTGCTCAGTAATAGTGGCAAGATGTGGCTCAGATGTTGGGAGAAGATCTCAGGCAACAGTTGTAAGATCCAACATAACTACTCCCAGTATTTTGGGTCCAAGAGCGTCCCAAAGGAATGGTGGAGGAAACTTTTGATTACATGGGTATTTGGTTGGACCATAGTGTCTCTGTGGATCCTCTGGTACATGAGCTCACAAGCTACTgagaagaggaaagagagcCTTGCAAGTATGTGTGATGAGAGGGCTAGGATGTTGCAGGATCAGTTTAATGTGAGTATGAATCATATTCAAGCCATGTCCATTATGATCTCAATCTTTCACCATGGCAAGAACCCATCTGCTATTGATCAG AGGACTTTTGCGAGGTATACGGAAAGAACTGCTTTTGAGAGGCCCCTTACAAGTGGTGTGGCATATGCTGTAAGGGTGCTCCACTCTGAAAGGGAACAATTCGAGAAGCAACAAGGCTGGACTATTAAGAGGATGGATACCCTGGAACAAAACCCAGTTCATGAGGATGACTATGCCCCAGAAGCCTTAGAGCCATCACCAATTCAGGAAGAATATGCTCCTGTCATCTTTGCACAGGATACCATTTCTCATGTGGTTTCACTGGATATGCTGTCGGGGAAG GAAGATCGCGAAAATGTGTTGAGTGCAAGAGCATCGGGGAAGGGGGTTCTAACTGCTCCTTTCAGGCTGCTGAAAACAAACCGTCTTGGAGTTATATTGACATTTGCTGTCTACAAGACGGATCTCCCCTCAAATGCTACCCCAAATGAGAGGATTCAAGCCACTGATGG GTATCTTGGTGGAGTCTTCGATATTGAGTCACTTGTGGAGAAGTTGCTTCAACAGCTTGCTAGTAAACAGACCATCCTCGTGAATGTGTATGATACTACTAATCATCCAATCAGCATGTATGGTTCAAATGTATTAGATGATGGTTTGCAGCATGTTAGTGCCCTTAATTTTGGAGATCCCTTCAGGAAGCATGAGATGCGTTGCAG ATTCAAACAAAAACCACCATGGCCATGGTTAGCAATAACAACATCAATTGGCATCCTCGTGATTGCATTACTTGTTGGATATATATTTCATGCAACTGTGAATCGAATTGCCAAAGTGGAGGATGATTGCCAGAAGATGACGGAGCTCAAAAAACAAGCGGAGGCTGCTGATGTTGCCAAGTCCCAG TTCCTCGCTACTGTCTCCCATGAGATCAGAACCCCAATGAATGGTGTTCTTG GAATGTTGGATATGCTCATGGACACAGATCTAGATGTGACTCAACAAGATTATGTCAGAACTGCACAGGACAGTGGAAAAGCTCTAGTCTCACTCATAAATGAGGTTTTAGACCAGGCAAAGATTGAATCTGGTAGGCTTGAGCTTGAGGCTGTGCAGTTTGATCTGCGAGCAATTTTGGATGATGTTCTGTCACTCTTTTCTGGAAAGACCCCGGGAAAAGGAGTAGAG CTGGCAGTTTATATCTCAGATCGGGTTCCCGAGATGCTAATTGGTGATGCTGGAAGGTTTCGCCAAATCATTACCAATCTTATGGGTAATTCTATCAAA TTCACTGAGAAGGGACACATATTTGTCACTGTTCATCTTGTTGAGGAGGTGATCGGGTCAATAGAAGTTGAGACAGAATCATTATCAAAAAGCACCTTAAGCGGATTTCCTGTTGCAGATAGACAGCGTAGCTGGGAAGGATTTAGGACATTCAGTCAAGAGGGATCCACTTGTCCCCTCTCATCACCTTCCTCTGACCTTATCAACCTGATTGTATCTGTTGAGGATACAGGAGTAGGAATCCCTATAGAAGCACAATCTCGTGTTTTCACCCCTTTTATGCAGGTGGGTCCATCCATCTCCCGAACACATGGGGGCACAGGTATTGGCCTAAGCATAAGCAAATGTTTAGTTGGCCTTATGAAGGGGGAGATTGGTTTTGTGAGCATACCAAAGATTGGTTCCACCTTTACGTTTACTGCTGTCTTTACCAATGGCAGCCCCCATCCAAATGATTATAAAAACCTACCAATCAACAACCAATCCAAGTCTACATCCTCCGAATTTCAAGGCATGAGAGCATTGGTTGTAGATCCCAGACCTGTCCGGGCCAAGGTGTCAAGATATCATATCCAACGGCTTGGAATTCGTGTTGAAGTAGTTCCTGATTTGAATCAAGGTTTTGCTAACATAAGCAGTGGCAACACTGTTATCGATATGGTCCTTGTTGAACAGGAGGTTTGGGATCAGGAGTCTGTCAAGAAAAGTGATAGTAGGATACCTCCCAAGTTGTTCCTTCTAGCTAATCCTATTGGTTCATCCAGAATAAGTGATGCAACTCCAGGTGATTATACTCCACCTGTCATCATGAAGCCCCTGAGAGCAAGCATGCTTTCTGCCTCATTGCAGCGAGCCATGGGTGTTGGGAACAAGGGCAATCCCCGCAATGGGGAGCTCCCCGGTTTTTCTCTTCGCAATCTTCTTCTTGGGAGAAAAATTCTTATTGTAGATGACAATCTTGTGAATCTCAGAGTAGCTGCTGGTGCTTTGAAAAAGTATGGAGCTGAAGTGGTCTGTGCAGACAGTGGGAAAAAGGCTATCTCACTGCTTAAACCACCTCACCGTTTTGATGCCTGTTTCATGGATATCCAAATGCCAGAAATAGATGG GTTTGAAGCTACAAGAAGAATTAGGGACATGGAACACAGTTTCAATAATCTTATTCAGCATGGAGAAGTATCTGTGGAAGCGCCGCAAAACATTTCAAACTTGCATGTGCCGATTTTGGCCATGACGGCAGATGTAATCCAGGCTACACATGAGCAATCCCTAAAATGTGGAATGGATGGATATGTTTCAAAACCATTTGAAGCTCAACAACTTTATCGGGAggtttctctctttttccaatcAGCTTCAAATGGGAATATATAG